A region of the Bacillus sp. NP247 genome:
AATCTTTCATTCGTAATGATCGGTTTAGGGATAAATATACTTGCAAGTCCAGTGGCACTTTTTATAGGGGTGATGGCAACAGATTCTCCATATAGTACTAGACTTGATTTTTGGAAAGGATTTCTCTTTATTCAAGGAATACCTCTTTTCTTACTACTTATAGCTTTCATTTGGTGGCTTATTCGCCTGCCCAAAGTAAAAGTTCAAACGAGTATTGAAAAAGACCTTGAACAAAATATAAAAAGTACGAAGAAAAAAACGATAGGAATCCATCCCGTTACTGCCAGACGTATTTTAATTCCAATTATTTTAGTAGTAGGCTGTTTTTCTTACATTTTGTATTTACAGGACATTACACTTAAAAAAAGTCATTCTCCAAATAATAAAAATACAATTAAAGTAGTGAAAATAGATTCAGACTCTTCTCTTAGTTCCTCCCCCGTCAGAATTAAATACGGCTTGTGGGAACATTTGGACACAAGTATTGCAAATGATGGGGAACGTCTCGATTCTTCAAACGTTTCAATAGATTGGAAAAGCGACTATGAAGCAACGATAACGCTACGCGGAAAAAAAACAGTACCTGAAGTTGTGGAATTTAATGTATCAGATAAATCCAGTAGTTCTGTTTTTAAGAAAATACAAAAAGTGGTCAGTTCCTTTACCTTTCAAAAAAGTGAATCTCCAAATCTAATAAATATTATCGAGTTTAGGGAAACAATAAAATCAAAAGGACCAAGTCCCAGTTCAACTGTAAGAATCTATTATGGGAAAAGAGGTAGCATTTTAGAAAAATATAAAGAGGTCACTCTTAAGGACATGTATACGACAGAGAACTTCAATATCAATTGGAGAAACGATGAACAAGTACAGGTAGAAGTCTTAGAGGAAAATGTAGTAACAGCTACCATTGTGATTGATTTATCAAAATAAATCTATTTTTCACATGTTATAACTTTTTTCTACTCGGCACACAAGAGATACATAGTATTTACAAATTAAAAGATTTATACACATTATGAGAGCACCCTCTTTCCTTACAATACATTTACACTATCTTAACATTGTTTACATTATTTATATGATATATTTATATAGAAACTACTTAAGAAATTTCATGTGTTGTTATCTTTATAATCTCTGATCTAATTGACAAGAGATTATGTTATATTTTTATACCAGGGGTGAATGAGGATGACTGAAACTTTAAAAACACTTATAATGCTTGATGTTACTTACGTTGTTATAGCAATTATGACGGTACTGGTATTTGTATACTTGGAATTAAAATCTCAGTAACGTATGCAGGCATAATTGATAGCTTCGCATTTAAATATAGTTAGAAGAAAGCGAGGAGAAAATTGTTTCTCCTCGCTTTTATATTTCCATCATTTCTTATTTCAACAAATCCAATGTATGTATAAGTAACCCTCTATCCCCTACTTCCCCATGACCAGGCACTACTGAATTTATATTTCCATATCGGTTCAACACATTCTCAATCGATGTGGACCATTCATTTACATAAGCATCAGCAACGTTTCCTAAATCTTTAGCTTCCGCGGATTTCACTAAACAGCCTCCAGCTAAAATGTTGTATTGCGGTAACCATACAACGATATTATCTTCTGTATGTCCTTTCCCTGGATAGAACGTTTCTACTTTCATATTTCCAAACTTCAAATTTGTAATTGTTTGTAAGTCTCCAAGCGGCTCTTCATATCCATTTTTCTTTGCTAATTCTGCGGTTAATGCTGTACTATGCGCTTTAATGCCTCTTTCTTTCAACGTTTTTATTCCGCCAATTCGATCAGCATGCGCATGTGTAATAATAACATCCGTTACGCGCTTCTTAAATTTCTTTTCTACCATCTCTATTAATTCCTTCGTTAACTTATCATCCCAAGAAGAATCGACAAGTACTAACCCTTTAGAAGTAGTAAGAACTAGACCACTCGAAGGAACTGCTTCT
Encoded here:
- the bla2 gene encoding BcII family subclass B1 metallo-beta-lactamase codes for the protein MKKNMLLKIGLCVSLLGATQFVSTISSVKAEQKLEQKVIKNETGTISLSQLNKNVWVHTELGYFNGEAVPSSGLVLTTSKGLVLVDSSWDDKLTKELIEMVEKKFKKRVTDVIITHAHADRIGGIKTLKERGIKAHSTALTAELAKKNGYEEPLGDLQTITNLKFGNMKVETFYPGKGHTEDNIVVWLPQYNILAGGCLVKSAEAKDLGNVADAYVNEWSTSIENVLNRYGNINSVVPGHGEVGDRGLLIHTLDLLK